A stretch of Chitinophaga caeni DNA encodes these proteins:
- a CDS encoding DNA polymerase III subunit alpha, whose product MYINCKSWFSLKYGTIDTKKLVSTAWQLGVSSLALTNINCTTDAWMFVQCCREYKIKPVLGIECRNGNSFQYILLARNMDGWLQINNFLSEHLQQEKDFPAQAPHFKDVFVIYAWGQRSLHDLAAHEYIGVRVAEINKLFRLQPAAYGEKLVVLQPVTYQDKVHRELHQLLRAVDQNLLITQLPPESLAKEGETFIPPAQLVKAFQDHPAIVQNTLRLLDACNIQFDFKQARNKKYFTASAAEDAKLLRDLTMKGMKERYGDGNSEALYRIEKELKVVSDLNFTAYFLITWDIIRFANERGFFYVGRGSGANSIVAYCLRITNVDPIALDLYFERFLNPYRSSPPDFDMDFSWKDRDEITRYIFEKYGERHTALIGTITTFQVNAIIRELGKVYGLPKKEIDKILGTPQQVSLDGNDSIQSKIWFYGSLLEKFPNHLSIHAGGILISEEPIHQYCSTHLPPKGFITTQFDMHLAEAIGLYKFDILSQRGLGHIRDAIDLVKVNKGIDIDIHRVQEFIRDPEINKQLQEVNTIGCFYIESPAMRQLLLKLRCNDYLTLVAASSIIRPGVAQSGMMRQYITNFHHPGQAQYLHPIMKELLSETYGVMVYQEDVIKVAHHYAQLDLADADILRRAMAGKYRGNDQFVKIRDMFFENCRQLGRPADVSEEIWRQIASFANYSFSKAHSASFAIESYQSLYLKTYYPMEFMVAVINNFGGFYNRELYFRELQKTGAEVYPPCINRSDYLTNIQGKKVYMGFIHVERLEQQWIEQVLRNRRQFGPFAHLEDFIERTDPAPQQLEILIRINAFSFTGQDKKSLLWKSSILQRHYKGNDIHIPLFKPPPTDWQLPTLAQREHEDAFDEIDLIGFSLASPFAALKHQQEAYTPVSGLVGKTGQQVKVLGYLVCTKYSRTSKGELMCFGTFLDREHNFLDTVHFPKSLHKYPLQKAGFYSMTGIVMEEFDVLSVNVEYMHKVGYFEDTVPNFYQRI is encoded by the coding sequence ATGTATATTAATTGTAAGAGTTGGTTCAGTTTGAAATACGGTACTATAGATACCAAGAAATTGGTCAGTACCGCCTGGCAATTGGGTGTGAGCAGCCTCGCGCTGACCAATATCAATTGTACTACCGATGCCTGGATGTTTGTACAGTGTTGCCGCGAATATAAAATCAAACCGGTATTAGGTATCGAATGCCGCAACGGGAATTCTTTTCAGTATATTTTGCTGGCCCGCAATATGGATGGTTGGCTGCAAATCAACAATTTCCTCAGTGAACATCTTCAGCAGGAAAAAGATTTTCCCGCCCAAGCTCCCCATTTTAAAGACGTGTTTGTTATATATGCATGGGGACAAAGGTCATTACATGACCTGGCGGCGCATGAATATATCGGTGTGCGAGTGGCGGAGATCAATAAGCTGTTCCGCTTACAACCCGCGGCGTACGGTGAAAAATTGGTCGTGTTGCAACCCGTAACGTACCAAGATAAAGTTCACCGGGAGTTGCATCAACTGCTCCGGGCAGTAGATCAAAATTTACTCATCACGCAGCTCCCGCCCGAAAGCTTAGCAAAAGAAGGGGAAACTTTTATACCGCCCGCGCAGCTCGTAAAAGCTTTTCAAGATCACCCGGCCATCGTGCAAAATACTTTACGGCTGCTGGATGCCTGTAATATTCAATTTGATTTTAAACAAGCGCGCAATAAGAAATATTTTACCGCTAGCGCCGCCGAAGATGCCAAGTTATTACGGGATCTGACAATGAAAGGAATGAAAGAACGCTACGGGGATGGCAATAGCGAGGCATTGTACCGTATAGAAAAAGAACTCAAGGTTGTTTCGGATTTGAATTTTACCGCCTACTTTTTAATTACCTGGGATATTATCCGCTTTGCCAATGAACGGGGATTTTTTTACGTTGGCCGCGGGAGCGGCGCCAATTCCATCGTTGCCTATTGCCTGCGCATTACCAACGTAGATCCTATCGCGTTAGATTTATATTTTGAAAGGTTCCTCAATCCTTACAGAAGCTCGCCACCCGATTTTGATATGGATTTTTCCTGGAAAGATAGGGATGAAATCACCCGTTATATATTTGAGAAATACGGGGAAAGGCATACTGCGCTTATCGGCACGATCACTACCTTCCAGGTAAATGCCATTATCAGGGAGCTGGGAAAAGTTTACGGCTTACCGAAGAAGGAAATTGATAAAATACTAGGCACACCACAGCAGGTAAGCCTCGATGGGAATGATTCGATTCAAAGTAAAATATGGTTTTACGGTTCCCTGTTGGAAAAATTTCCGAATCATCTCAGTATACATGCAGGCGGTATATTAATCAGCGAAGAGCCGATACATCAATATTGCAGTACACATTTGCCACCGAAAGGATTTATTACCACGCAGTTCGACATGCACCTAGCCGAAGCGATCGGTTTATACAAGTTTGATATTTTAAGTCAACGGGGATTGGGGCATATCCGCGATGCCATCGATCTCGTGAAAGTGAATAAAGGAATTGATATCGATATTCACCGGGTACAGGAATTTATCCGGGACCCGGAAATCAACAAGCAATTACAGGAAGTAAATACGATCGGTTGTTTTTATATTGAATCGCCCGCGATGCGACAATTGTTGTTAAAGTTGAGATGTAATGACTACCTCACGTTGGTAGCAGCCAGTTCTATCATCAGGCCCGGCGTGGCGCAATCCGGAATGATGCGGCAGTATATTACAAACTTCCACCATCCCGGGCAGGCGCAATATTTACATCCTATCATGAAAGAATTGCTGTCCGAAACTTACGGGGTCATGGTGTACCAGGAAGATGTGATCAAGGTAGCCCATCATTACGCGCAATTAGACCTGGCCGATGCAGATATTTTACGCAGGGCAATGGCCGGAAAATACCGGGGGAATGATCAGTTCGTAAAAATACGGGATATGTTTTTCGAGAACTGCCGGCAATTAGGTCGCCCGGCTGATGTAAGCGAAGAAATATGGCGGCAGATTGCCAGCTTTGCGAATTATTCATTTTCCAAGGCGCATTCCGCCAGCTTTGCAATAGAAAGTTACCAGAGCTTGTATCTCAAGACTTATTACCCGATGGAATTTATGGTGGCGGTGATTAATAATTTCGGGGGATTTTATAACCGTGAATTATACTTCCGTGAATTACAAAAAACAGGCGCCGAGGTATATCCCCCCTGCATCAACCGCAGCGATTACCTTACTAATATACAGGGAAAAAAAGTGTACATGGGTTTTATCCATGTAGAAAGGCTAGAACAACAATGGATAGAGCAGGTATTGCGCAATCGCCGGCAATTCGGGCCATTCGCACATCTTGAAGATTTCATCGAACGAACAGATCCCGCGCCGCAACAATTGGAAATATTGATACGCATCAACGCCTTCTCGTTTACCGGGCAAGACAAGAAATCTTTATTATGGAAAAGTTCTATCCTGCAAAGGCATTACAAGGGAAATGATATTCATATTCCCCTGTTCAAACCGCCGCCCACCGACTGGCAATTACCTACGCTGGCACAGCGTGAGCATGAAGATGCATTCGATGAAATAGATTTAATAGGCTTCTCATTAGCATCCCCCTTTGCTGCCTTGAAACATCAACAGGAAGCATATACACCCGTATCCGGGCTAGTAGGAAAAACAGGGCAACAAGTGAAAGTATTGGGCTACCTCGTTTGCACGAAGTATTCACGGACCAGCAAAGGGGAACTGATGTGCTTCGGCACCTTCCTGGACAGGGAACATAATTTCCTCGATACCGTGCATTTCCCGAAAAGTTTGCATAAGTATCCTTTACAAAAAGCCGGTTTTTACAGCATGACAGGCATCGTTATGGAAGAATTTGATGTCCTCAGCGTGAATGTAGAATATATGCACAAGGTGGGTTACTTTGAAGATACGGTTCCTAACTTCTACCAGCGCATATAG
- a CDS encoding aspartate kinase: MKVLKFGGTSVGKPERMHSVAQLITADQDTKIVVLSALSGTTNALVEIGQSLSDGKKVQAKQQIDKLESHYRGFVDQLVSTPEGKQHANAIVDEHFEFLNIILKISFNEALNKDILAQGELLSTKLFNAYLVEKGVKAVLLPALEFMSIDENDEPEIPKIKAKLAAFVDKNKGINLFITQGYICRNARGEVDNLKRGGSDYSASLIGAAIQASEVQIWTDIDGMHNNDPRIVDKTFPIDQLSFDEAAELAYFGAKILHPASIWPAQHFNIPVKLLNTMQPDAKGTIITEMPNGNGAKAIAAKDGIIAIKIKSSRMLLAYGFLRKIFEVFEKYRTPIDMITTSEVAVSLTIDQSQFLDQIVKELQPFGTVELDHHQAIVSIVGNEVAATPEILSRLFDSLKEIPLRMISYGGSRHNISILVAAQYKNQTLQLLNKGLFNL, from the coding sequence ATGAAAGTCTTAAAATTTGGTGGTACCTCAGTAGGTAAACCGGAACGAATGCATTCGGTGGCTCAATTAATTACAGCCGACCAAGATACTAAAATCGTAGTACTTTCCGCTCTCTCCGGTACTACAAACGCATTAGTGGAGATCGGGCAATCTTTGTCTGATGGTAAGAAGGTACAAGCCAAACAACAGATCGATAAGTTGGAAAGCCATTACCGCGGCTTCGTGGATCAATTGGTGAGTACTCCCGAAGGTAAGCAGCATGCCAATGCCATCGTGGACGAACATTTTGAGTTCCTGAACATCATCCTGAAAATTTCTTTCAACGAAGCTTTGAATAAAGATATTCTTGCACAGGGTGAGTTGTTGTCTACAAAATTGTTCAATGCATATTTGGTGGAAAAAGGCGTAAAAGCTGTCTTGTTACCTGCCCTGGAGTTCATGAGCATCGATGAAAATGATGAACCTGAAATTCCTAAGATCAAAGCTAAATTGGCTGCTTTTGTAGATAAAAATAAAGGGATCAATTTATTCATTACCCAGGGTTATATCTGCCGCAACGCGCGCGGTGAAGTGGATAACCTCAAACGTGGCGGTAGCGATTATTCTGCTTCCCTGATCGGTGCGGCGATCCAGGCTTCCGAAGTGCAGATTTGGACAGACATCGACGGTATGCACAACAACGATCCGCGTATCGTGGATAAAACATTCCCGATCGATCAATTGTCTTTCGACGAAGCGGCGGAGTTGGCTTATTTCGGTGCTAAAATTTTACACCCTGCCTCTATCTGGCCTGCACAGCATTTCAATATCCCGGTTAAGTTGCTGAACACGATGCAACCGGATGCTAAAGGAACGATCATTACGGAAATGCCAAATGGTAACGGCGCCAAGGCGATCGCGGCAAAAGACGGCATTATCGCTATTAAGATCAAATCCAGCCGCATGCTTTTGGCTTATGGTTTCTTGAGGAAAATATTCGAGGTGTTCGAAAAGTATCGCACCCCGATCGATATGATCACCACTTCTGAAGTGGCGGTTTCTTTAACGATCGATCAATCCCAATTCCTCGATCAAATCGTGAAGGAGTTACAACCTTTCGGGACCGTGGAACTCGACCATCACCAGGCGATCGTTTCAATCGTTGGTAACGAAGTAGCCGCCACCCCGGAAATTTTGAGCAGGCTGTTTGATTCATTGAAGGAAATTCCTTTAAGGATGATCTCTTACGGTGGTAGTAGGCATAATATTTCTATATTGGTAGCTGCCCAATATAAAAATCAAACATTGCAATTATTGAATAAAGGGTTGTTTAATTTATAA
- a CDS encoding Ldh family oxidoreductase, with translation MEQNFSYEQLVHFTRKVFSLMGCPDDHAILASNVLLAADARGIDSHGVARLSGYVRLWEAGRINPVPDIKIIHQTPSTATVDGDKGLGLVVAPFAMKVAIEKAALVGSGWVSVKNSNHFGIAGQHAMMALEQDMIGMAMTNASPLVAPTFATERMLGTNPIAVAIPADRQPPFVADFATTTAANGKLEILQRKEHEAPIGWVQDKDGHCSTDPNILKQGGALLPLGGDRDHGSHKGYCLGAIVDIFSAVLSGANYGPWAPPFVSFLPLPPNPVGEGLGHFFGAMRVDGFRPANEFKSHMDQWIERFRNTEAVDGKKVLIPGDPEREMEAIRMKEGIPLLAPVVKDLKELASKFKIDF, from the coding sequence ATGGAACAGAATTTCTCTTACGAACAACTGGTACATTTTACCCGGAAAGTATTTTCCCTGATGGGTTGCCCGGACGACCATGCCATTTTAGCTAGTAATGTATTGCTTGCGGCCGATGCCAGGGGGATTGACTCCCACGGGGTGGCCAGGTTGAGCGGATATGTAAGGTTATGGGAGGCTGGACGTATTAACCCGGTTCCAGATATTAAGATCATTCATCAAACCCCTAGTACCGCTACCGTGGATGGGGATAAAGGTCTTGGCCTCGTCGTGGCGCCTTTCGCGATGAAAGTCGCGATCGAAAAAGCCGCGCTGGTCGGCTCCGGCTGGGTGAGTGTAAAAAACTCTAACCATTTCGGTATTGCTGGGCAGCATGCCATGATGGCATTGGAACAGGATATGATCGGGATGGCTATGACAAATGCCAGTCCTTTAGTAGCGCCCACTTTTGCTACCGAGCGAATGTTAGGCACTAACCCGATCGCTGTTGCTATTCCGGCAGATCGCCAGCCGCCTTTCGTGGCCGATTTTGCTACCACTACAGCTGCCAACGGAAAACTCGAGATATTACAAAGAAAAGAACATGAGGCGCCAATTGGTTGGGTGCAGGATAAAGATGGCCATTGTTCTACGGATCCAAATATTTTAAAACAAGGGGGAGCCTTGCTGCCGCTGGGTGGCGATCGCGACCACGGTAGCCATAAGGGGTATTGCCTGGGTGCTATCGTCGATATATTCTCCGCGGTATTATCGGGCGCTAATTATGGCCCTTGGGCGCCGCCTTTCGTAAGCTTTTTACCTTTACCGCCGAACCCGGTTGGTGAAGGCTTGGGACATTTCTTCGGGGCCATGAGGGTAGACGGTTTCCGACCGGCCAATGAATTTAAATCACATATGGATCAATGGATCGAAAGGTTCAGGAATACGGAAGCTGTGGATGGTAAGAAGGTATTGATTCCCGGCGATCCGGAACGCGAGATGGAAGCTATCAGGATGAAAGAGGGGATCCCCCTGTTAGCACCGGTGGTAAAAGATCTAAAAGAATTGGCATCTAAATTTAAAATTGATTTCTAA
- a CDS encoding DUF3467 domain-containing protein: MENQNEEQNQLNIELSEEVADGTYANLAVITHSPSEFVVDFINVMPGMPKARVKSRVILTPQHAKRLMKALSDNIKKYEATHGVIQDQEPVSLPMNFGGPTAQA, from the coding sequence ATGGAAAATCAGAACGAAGAGCAGAACCAGTTAAATATAGAGCTAAGCGAAGAGGTTGCTGATGGTACGTATGCCAATCTTGCCGTTATTACTCACTCCCCTTCGGAATTTGTAGTTGATTTTATCAACGTGATGCCCGGAATGCCTAAGGCTAGGGTAAAATCCCGCGTTATTCTGACTCCTCAACATGCCAAACGCCTGATGAAAGCCTTGTCGGATAATATCAAGAAGTATGAAGCTACCCATGGTGTTATCCAGGATCAAGAGCCCGTTTCGCTGCCCATGAACTTTGGTGGCCCTACTGCTCAAGCTTAA
- a CDS encoding DUF1735 domain-containing protein, whose product MKKSILNIILTLSVVMGLSSCLKDDPNFDASKSPKVVGFKNVNGIASPTSSSIPLFEVAFDILPEVEFDVPIAYSGTGNAPNDITMDVQVSEAAVTAYNEEHEEAFTVMPSSVYTIESNTVVIKKGERVGYLKVKFNTEQFDLNEELALGLTIVSSSSASISQNYKSAIYRVSPKNTWDGVYEVTGSYTDLANAAFSGIYPYTKMYLITTSANQVYAYNAEYGLNGFVFYTGTGLSYYGNWTPEFKIEGENVVDVTNAFGQGAGNRAGRLEASGVNTFKEVDGTLVMEVKYVMVQSGSDRCVFTETWKKVGVRP is encoded by the coding sequence ATGAAGAAAAGTATTTTAAATATAATCCTTACATTATCGGTGGTGATGGGGTTATCCTCATGCTTGAAGGATGATCCAAATTTTGATGCGAGTAAATCACCGAAAGTAGTAGGCTTCAAGAATGTCAATGGCATTGCATCGCCTACTTCGTCGTCCATTCCTTTATTCGAAGTAGCATTCGATATCTTACCGGAAGTGGAATTTGATGTGCCTATCGCTTATTCTGGTACGGGAAACGCTCCCAATGATATTACCATGGATGTTCAAGTTTCCGAAGCTGCGGTAACAGCTTATAATGAAGAACATGAAGAAGCGTTTACCGTTATGCCTAGTTCTGTTTACACTATTGAAAGTAATACCGTTGTAATTAAGAAAGGTGAACGGGTTGGCTACCTGAAAGTTAAATTCAATACAGAACAATTTGACTTAAATGAAGAGTTGGCTCTTGGCCTTACTATCGTTTCTAGTAGCAGCGCAAGTATCAGTCAAAATTATAAATCTGCTATTTACAGGGTGAGCCCCAAAAACACTTGGGATGGCGTTTATGAAGTCACAGGCTCTTATACAGATTTGGCGAATGCTGCATTCTCCGGGATCTACCCATACACTAAAATGTATTTGATTACAACCAGCGCTAACCAAGTATATGCCTATAATGCTGAATACGGATTAAATGGCTTCGTCTTCTATACCGGTACAGGTTTAAGTTATTATGGTAACTGGACCCCCGAGTTTAAAATTGAAGGAGAGAATGTCGTAGATGTAACCAATGCATTTGGCCAAGGAGCTGGGAATAGGGCCGGCCGACTTGAAGCCAGCGGTGTAAATACTTTTAAAGAAGTGGATGGCACACTCGTAATGGAAGTTAAATACGTAATGGTTCAAAGTGGCAGCGATCGTTGTGTCTTTACAGAAACTTGGAAAAAAGTAGGTGTAAGACCATAA
- a CDS encoding SusD/RagB family nutrient-binding outer membrane lipoprotein — translation MKKQILSLIVLGAVAMSSCKKYLDVNNNPNQATESSPELLLPQALTYSAANIPSLSDYGDWQVGYIANAGGFGGWGSTLTYNYSSDSYTSVWTNQYDVLNDYQTIIKYAESDPKYVYYNAVARIMKVFHFQVLVDNYNDIPYSQALKGLDDIAPSYDNAEAVYKDLYLQLDSAISMIKNAEEPIVSLENSIGSADVMFHTGTNMTNWLKFANSLKLKLLIRASNTSALDGVSMDFSDGFLTEDAGVNPGYSKNDGKQNPTWQTYHSTYSGSRQTTGFSRVPTPFILSFYNGVKISDQRGYAMYYSFPNTGTNQLGYTGDDATAGPGGTSWYTGSSRSYNADEADAVGVLKNRAMDQPVMLLAESKFLEAEAYMKGILPGDAKKAFYDGMLASYTYLFSTYDGRFVEGDPAVIMAEDTAENNANALVNWDLATTNDQKLEAIITQKYIALNFIHGHESWAEYRRTGYPRNAVSNNPDPITSFISLNSSVTTPDRLPGRILYPSSEFQVNSENVPTGLTVNDYVFWDRRK, via the coding sequence ATGAAAAAACAAATATTAAGTTTAATAGTTTTGGGTGCTGTTGCAATGTCTTCCTGCAAAAAGTACCTAGATGTAAATAACAACCCGAACCAAGCAACCGAGAGCTCCCCGGAACTCTTGTTGCCGCAAGCTTTAACTTATTCAGCTGCCAATATTCCTTCATTAAGTGACTACGGCGATTGGCAAGTTGGATATATCGCTAATGCCGGTGGTTTTGGTGGCTGGGGTTCAACCCTTACTTACAACTATTCATCCGATAGTTATACTTCCGTTTGGACGAATCAATACGATGTATTGAACGATTATCAAACAATTATCAAGTATGCTGAAAGTGATCCTAAATATGTTTACTACAATGCTGTAGCAAGGATCATGAAAGTTTTCCACTTCCAGGTTTTGGTCGATAATTATAATGATATTCCCTACTCTCAAGCTTTGAAAGGTTTGGATGATATCGCTCCTTCTTATGATAATGCTGAAGCAGTTTACAAAGATTTATACTTGCAACTGGATTCTGCCATTAGCATGATTAAGAATGCTGAAGAACCGATAGTTTCTTTAGAAAATAGTATCGGGTCTGCCGATGTGATGTTCCATACCGGGACTAACATGACAAACTGGTTAAAATTTGCCAATTCCCTGAAGTTGAAGTTGTTGATTCGTGCTTCCAATACTAGCGCTTTAGATGGTGTGAGTATGGATTTTTCCGATGGTTTCTTAACTGAAGATGCCGGTGTAAATCCAGGCTATTCCAAGAATGACGGGAAACAGAATCCAACTTGGCAAACTTACCATAGTACTTATTCCGGTTCTAGGCAAACAACTGGTTTCTCAAGGGTGCCTACGCCTTTCATCCTCTCCTTTTATAATGGTGTGAAAATAAGTGACCAGCGTGGTTACGCTATGTACTATAGTTTCCCAAACACCGGTACAAACCAATTAGGTTATACTGGCGATGATGCTACAGCGGGTCCCGGCGGTACTTCATGGTATACTGGTTCTAGCCGTTCTTATAATGCAGATGAAGCCGATGCCGTTGGTGTATTGAAAAATCGTGCAATGGATCAGCCTGTAATGTTGTTAGCTGAATCAAAATTCTTGGAAGCTGAAGCTTATATGAAAGGTATTCTTCCTGGGGATGCTAAGAAGGCATTTTATGATGGGATGCTGGCTTCCTATACTTACTTGTTCAGTACTTACGATGGACGGTTTGTTGAAGGTGATCCTGCTGTTATCATGGCTGAAGATACTGCTGAGAATAATGCTAATGCTTTAGTTAATTGGGATTTAGCTACTACGAATGATCAGAAATTAGAAGCTATCATCACCCAGAAGTATATCGCGTTAAACTTTATACATGGTCATGAATCTTGGGCTGAATACCGCAGGACTGGTTATCCTAGAAATGCAGTTTCTAATAATCCGGATCCCATTACCTCGTTCATTTCATTAAACTCGTCAGTAACAACTCCTGATAGATTGCCAGGTAGAATCCTGTACCCATCTTCCGAATTCCAAGTAAATTCTGAAAATGTACCTACAGGCCTCACTGTGAATGATTATGTTTTCTGGGATAGGAGAAAATAA